The proteins below are encoded in one region of Halocatena salina:
- a CDS encoding MaoC family dehydratase: MSSGSSPSILRAWTRSSSLLFNSMIEANRAAVATLGVPTARSTSDEERIAPDSVLEEWEVERSLQEAGSLSVGDSVRFSKPLSADDVDRFAVASGDTNPIHLDEKQAAQTRFGGRIVHGALLSGLISAALAHLPGDIIYLSQETEFLRPVSVGDRATAAVELLEAFDDDRYRLRTQLLDANGEIAIDGEATILVDDSND; the protein is encoded by the coding sequence ATGAGTTCCGGGTCATCCCCGTCTATACTCCGTGCGTGGACGCGGTCGTCTTCTCTGTTGTTCAACAGTATGATCGAGGCGAACCGGGCCGCTGTTGCTACGCTCGGGGTTCCGACTGCCCGATCGACGTCCGATGAGGAACGGATCGCGCCCGACAGCGTTCTCGAAGAGTGGGAGGTCGAGCGGTCGTTACAAGAGGCGGGATCCCTTTCAGTCGGTGATTCCGTCCGATTTTCGAAGCCACTTTCGGCGGACGATGTCGATCGGTTCGCGGTTGCCAGCGGTGACACCAATCCGATCCACCTCGACGAAAAACAGGCCGCACAGACGCGATTCGGTGGACGTATCGTTCATGGAGCGTTGCTGTCGGGATTGATCAGCGCGGCTCTCGCTCACCTCCCCGGCGATATAATTTATTTATCACAGGAAACGGAGTTTCTACGGCCGGTTTCCGTGGGCGACCGTGCTACTGCCGCCGTGGAACTCCTCGAAGCGTTCGATGACGATCGCTACCGGCTTCGAACGCAGTTGCTCGATGCGAACGGTGAGATCGCCATCGACGGCGAGGCGACGATACTAGTCGATGATTCGAACGATTGA
- a CDS encoding DNA-directed RNA polymerase subunit P: protein MSYKCSRCKRDVELDEYGGVRCPYCGHRVLLKERSRDVKEINVE from the coding sequence ATGAGTTACAAGTGCTCTCGGTGTAAACGAGACGTCGAACTCGACGAATACGGGGGCGTCCGCTGTCCGTACTGCGGGCATCGCGTCCTTCTCAAAGAGCGCAGCCGCGATGTGAAAGAGATCAACGTCGAGTAG
- a CDS encoding acetoacetate decarboxylase family protein, which yields MDTPTTDDVASREQVTLSTGQTVSLPLSTTATMTSVVVPAALDGVRPLLPTELSPIRIGPTTATVAFLSVEYHSVDGGTIEPYNEFGVLVPAFRDASNSGFRGRLPSGIGGYVWYLPVTTEPARALGEEIWGYPKVTGEIEITDTGGYRHTTVSVDGEHLLTIEIDRPSSLPVEPSVRAESYTVQDGTVLREPLSFSGQFGIWPLSTRLSHTLGTHPRADVLRELSLGNRALVRCHGTGTFEIHPGTPIDGKRESSRSR from the coding sequence ATGGACACACCGACCACGGATGATGTTGCCAGCAGGGAGCAGGTGACGCTGTCGACCGGACAGACGGTATCACTTCCGTTGTCCACGACGGCGACGATGACGAGCGTCGTGGTTCCAGCCGCGCTCGACGGCGTTCGACCACTGTTGCCGACGGAACTGTCGCCAATCCGCATCGGTCCAACGACGGCGACAGTGGCGTTTCTCTCCGTCGAGTACCACAGCGTCGACGGTGGAACGATCGAGCCGTACAACGAGTTCGGCGTGCTCGTTCCGGCGTTCCGGGACGCCTCGAACAGTGGATTCCGTGGACGGCTGCCGAGTGGAATCGGAGGGTACGTCTGGTACTTGCCGGTGACGACCGAGCCAGCACGCGCGCTCGGAGAGGAGATATGGGGGTATCCGAAGGTCACCGGTGAGATCGAGATCACAGACACCGGAGGATATCGTCACACCACTGTCAGCGTCGACGGGGAGCACCTCCTCACCATCGAGATCGATCGTCCGTCCTCGCTGCCGGTCGAGCCGTCGGTCCGGGCTGAAAGCTACACTGTTCAGGACGGAACCGTACTCAGGGAACCACTATCGTTTTCGGGACAGTTCGGGATATGGCCACTCAGTACGCGACTGTCGCACACGCTCGGCACTCACCCACGGGCGGACGTCCTCCGAGAGCTGTCGCTCGGGAACCGGGCGCTCGTTCGGTGTCACGGCACTGGAACGTTCGAAATCCATCCCGGAACGCCGATCGATGGAAAGCGAGAGTCCTCACGCAGTCGATGA
- a CDS encoding ATP-dependent DNA helicase yields the protein MDVESVPGVPSWLPGHLRDGGIEKLYPPQADAVEAGVTEGESVVASVPTASGKTLISELAMLSSVERGGKALYIVPLRALASEKHREFEQYEEYGVSVGVSTGNYESSGEWLASSDIVVATSEKVDSLVRNGAPWISELSCVVADEVHLVDDPNRGPTLEVTLAKLRRRNPNVQTVALSATVGNAEEVAEWLDAALVDSQWRPIDLQTGVHYGQALQFDDGSQTELPVGSGEKPTAAIVRDTLTEGGSTLVFVNSRRNASGAAKRLGSVTDERLTAEERDQLAAVAAEIRDASDTETNAELARAVERGAAFHHAGLSRKSRTLIEDAFRDRLIKVVAATPTLAAGVNTPSRRVVVRDWRRYDGSAGGMVPLSVLEVHQMFGRAGRPGRDPYGEALLLANSHDELDELFEKYVWADPEPVRSKLAAEPALRTHILATVASGVANSREGLLTFLDQTLYATQTSDSDELQRVTDDCIDYLLVNEFLESDREDGTQSLDATSLGHTVSRLYLDPMSAAEIIDGLRGASDVTPLGLYQLVCRTPDMYELYLRSGEEETYTTTAYERETEFLGAMPSEFEQARFEEWLSALKTARLLEDWAREFDEDEITDRYGVGPGDIRGKVDTAEWLLGATERLAGELELEIAPAIHTARKRVEHGVSEDLIDLTDVRHVGRKRARRLFEAGIETRADLRNADKSVVLGALRGRQKTAERILEQVGHTDPDMTNVTASERSRSDVETTDATNAQAADADQSQLGDF from the coding sequence ATGGATGTCGAATCGGTGCCGGGGGTGCCGTCGTGGCTACCTGGGCATCTCCGTGATGGTGGTATCGAGAAGCTGTATCCGCCACAGGCCGACGCCGTCGAAGCGGGCGTGACGGAGGGAGAGAGCGTGGTTGCGAGCGTGCCGACCGCGAGCGGGAAAACGCTCATCTCGGAGCTGGCGATGCTTTCGAGCGTCGAGCGAGGTGGAAAAGCGCTGTACATCGTTCCGTTGCGCGCGCTCGCCAGCGAGAAACACCGAGAGTTCGAGCAGTACGAAGAGTACGGCGTGTCGGTGGGCGTCTCGACGGGGAACTACGAATCCAGCGGTGAGTGGCTGGCGTCCTCGGACATCGTCGTGGCCACGAGCGAGAAGGTCGATTCGCTCGTTCGCAACGGCGCGCCGTGGATCTCGGAGCTGTCGTGTGTCGTCGCTGATGAGGTGCATCTCGTCGACGATCCGAACCGAGGACCGACGCTCGAAGTGACGCTGGCGAAACTGCGACGACGCAATCCGAACGTCCAGACGGTGGCGCTCTCTGCGACCGTCGGCAACGCCGAGGAGGTCGCCGAGTGGCTCGATGCGGCGCTTGTCGATTCTCAGTGGCGACCGATCGACCTGCAGACCGGCGTCCACTACGGGCAAGCGCTGCAGTTCGATGATGGCTCACAAACGGAGCTACCGGTCGGTTCGGGAGAGAAACCGACGGCTGCAATCGTGCGGGACACGCTCACGGAAGGCGGTTCGACGCTCGTGTTCGTCAACTCCCGACGGAACGCCTCGGGAGCCGCCAAACGCCTCGGGAGCGTCACCGACGAACGACTCACTGCGGAAGAACGCGACCAACTAGCCGCGGTCGCTGCAGAGATCCGGGACGCAAGCGATACGGAGACGAACGCGGAACTGGCCCGCGCCGTCGAACGCGGTGCGGCGTTTCATCACGCCGGATTGTCCCGGAAAAGCCGAACGCTCATCGAAGACGCGTTCCGTGACCGCCTCATCAAGGTCGTAGCGGCAACGCCGACGCTCGCTGCCGGCGTCAACACCCCATCACGGCGCGTGGTCGTCCGGGACTGGCGGCGGTACGACGGCTCCGCTGGTGGAATGGTCCCGTTATCGGTGCTCGAAGTTCACCAGATGTTCGGACGCGCGGGACGACCCGGACGCGATCCGTACGGCGAGGCGCTGCTGTTGGCGAACAGTCACGACGAGCTGGACGAACTGTTCGAAAAATACGTGTGGGCCGATCCCGAGCCGGTTCGCTCGAAGCTCGCCGCCGAACCCGCGTTACGCACGCACATCCTCGCAACCGTCGCCTCGGGGGTTGCAAACTCCCGTGAGGGGTTGCTCACCTTCCTTGACCAAACCCTGTACGCCACCCAAACGAGCGACAGCGATGAGTTACAGCGGGTAACCGACGACTGCATCGACTACCTACTCGTGAACGAGTTCCTCGAATCCGACCGGGAGGACGGAACCCAGTCGCTCGACGCGACGAGCCTCGGACACACCGTATCACGGCTGTATCTCGATCCGATGAGCGCAGCCGAAATCATCGATGGACTTCGTGGGGCGAGCGACGTAACGCCCCTCGGCCTGTATCAGCTCGTCTGCCGGACGCCGGACATGTACGAACTGTATCTCCGATCGGGCGAGGAAGAAACGTACACGACGACGGCCTACGAACGCGAGACGGAGTTTTTGGGGGCGATGCCGAGCGAGTTCGAGCAAGCCCGCTTCGAGGAGTGGCTGTCGGCGTTGAAAACGGCGCGCCTGCTCGAAGATTGGGCGCGAGAATTCGATGAAGACGAGATCACCGACCGCTACGGCGTCGGACCGGGTGACATCCGTGGAAAGGTCGACACCGCCGAATGGTTGCTCGGCGCGACCGAACGGCTCGCCGGCGAGTTAGAGTTGGAGATCGCACCGGCGATCCACACCGCCAGAAAGCGTGTCGAACACGGGGTGAGCGAGGACCTCATCGATCTCACCGATGTGCGTCACGTCGGACGAAAGCGTGCCCGGCGGCTGTTCGAAGCGGGCATCGAAACGCGGGCAGACCTTCGAAATGCCGATAAGAGCGTCGTACTCGGCGCGCTCCGGGGGAGGCAGAAAACAGCAGAACGCATCCTCGAACAGGTCGGGCACACCGATCCCGATATGACGAACGTGACTGCAAGCGAGCGCAGCCGTTCCGACGTGGAAACAACCGATGCCACGAACGCACAGGCGGCGGACGCCGACCAATCCCAGCTCGGTGATTTCTGA
- a CDS encoding KEOPS complex subunit Pcc1, with protein MLPSTVQLAFEYTDVERAALIERSVRQEVGEIDGGRSRTTIERDNATVELFIEADDLVALRAGLNTWCTLLDVAERCSKR; from the coding sequence GTGCTTCCATCGACCGTACAGCTCGCGTTCGAGTACACTGATGTGGAACGGGCGGCGCTCATCGAGCGCAGCGTCCGCCAAGAGGTCGGTGAAATCGATGGAGGTCGGAGCCGTACGACGATCGAACGGGACAACGCAACCGTCGAACTGTTCATCGAAGCCGATGACCTCGTCGCTCTCCGGGCCGGACTGAACACGTGGTGTACCCTTCTCGACGTTGCCGAACGGTGTTCGAAGCGCTGA
- a CDS encoding beta-ketoacyl-ACP reductase has translation MFADKTCVVTGASRGIGRGIAEELGHNGANVVVNYRTSEGAAHEVVDTIEDAGANAIACRANVGKYDAVASMCDRIHDAFGAVDVLVNNAGITIDRTFENMTPAEWKSVLAVNLTGVFNCTHCLFEDLRRADDGRLINVSSVVGQQGNHGQANYATTKSGLFGFTRTLALEMAESGSTANCVAPGFVKTDMLETVPDRVKTHLRERIPLDRFAEVEDVTGIVRFLASPESRYMTGQVIGVNGGMEW, from the coding sequence ATGTTCGCGGACAAGACGTGTGTCGTTACCGGTGCATCGAGAGGAATCGGACGTGGAATCGCCGAGGAGTTGGGACACAATGGTGCGAACGTCGTCGTAAACTACCGGACATCGGAAGGGGCCGCACACGAGGTCGTCGACACGATCGAGGACGCAGGAGCGAACGCGATCGCGTGTCGGGCGAACGTTGGGAAGTACGACGCGGTGGCGTCGATGTGTGATCGAATCCATGATGCGTTCGGAGCGGTCGACGTGTTAGTGAACAACGCCGGGATCACGATCGATCGGACGTTCGAAAACATGACGCCAGCAGAATGGAAGTCGGTATTGGCAGTGAACCTCACTGGCGTGTTCAACTGCACTCACTGTCTGTTCGAGGATCTCCGCCGGGCGGACGACGGGCGGTTGATCAATGTCTCATCGGTGGTCGGACAACAGGGCAACCACGGACAGGCCAACTACGCCACGACCAAAAGCGGACTGTTCGGATTCACGCGCACGCTCGCCTTGGAGATGGCTGAATCCGGTTCGACGGCCAACTGTGTCGCACCGGGGTTCGTCAAAACGGACATGCTCGAAACGGTACCCGACCGCGTCAAAACGCATCTTCGAGAACGGATTCCCCTCGATCGGTTCGCCGAGGTCGAAGACGTCACTGGTATCGTTCGCTTCCTCGCAAGTCCAGAATCGAGATACATGACCGGGCAGGTTATCGGCGTCAACGGCGGGATGGAGTGGTGA
- the mobA gene encoding molybdenum cofactor guanylyltransferase: MTRGEHTGLIVAGGRSRRFGNCDKAVADLAGVPMIRRVADGITPMIDRLLVNCRAEQVSAIRSALAGYDHPVQFVCEQTPDTGPVAGVKAGLCAIEDDAYAFVTACDMPLIDSDIVAHLFDRGRGHDAAVPRTEDGRIQPLHAVYRSSEMVAACNAALADGQRSIRDPVAALDAAIVPSAELRTYGSTSTFENVNTPTALQAVSERIE; encoded by the coding sequence ATGACGCGGGGTGAACACACTGGTCTCATCGTTGCGGGTGGACGGTCGCGTCGGTTTGGGAACTGCGACAAAGCGGTGGCCGATCTGGCGGGTGTTCCGATGATCCGCCGGGTTGCAGACGGGATAACCCCGATGATCGACCGTCTTCTCGTCAACTGTCGGGCCGAGCAGGTGTCAGCAATCCGGTCGGCGTTAGCCGGATACGATCATCCAGTCCAGTTCGTCTGTGAGCAAACGCCCGACACGGGTCCCGTGGCTGGCGTTAAAGCGGGCTTGTGCGCTATCGAGGATGACGCATACGCGTTCGTCACCGCGTGCGATATGCCACTTATCGATAGCGACATCGTCGCTCACCTGTTCGATCGGGGACGGGGCCACGATGCAGCAGTCCCGAGAACCGAAGACGGGCGGATACAGCCTCTCCATGCTGTCTACCGGTCGTCAGAGATGGTCGCGGCTTGTAACGCTGCGCTGGCCGACGGACAGCGATCGATCCGCGATCCCGTAGCTGCTCTGGACGCCGCCATCGTCCCCTCGGCAGAGCTTCGAACGTACGGCTCGACTTCCACGTTCGAGAACGTCAACACACCCACGGCGCTTCAGGCCGTCTCCGAACGGATCGAATGA
- the phaC gene encoding class III poly(R)-hydroxyalkanoic acid synthase subunit PhaC, which translates to MAPNTNTEISSSPMDPFTLALSAQRELLTATTEPLSKFSVAPERADQMASVEVGQTPSEVVYTENKLELLHYEPLTEEQNDVPILIVYALINKPFILDLQPDRSVIRRLLEAGHDVYLIDWNEPSRLDSVLTLDDYVNRYIANCVDTVRERSGQESINVLGYCMGGTMATMYTAINPDSVNALGLMAAGLCFDDTGGVLEQWGDEEYYDPSDVTEAYGNVPAEMLDVGFALMDPISNFVSKYLRLYDNLENEDFVENFARMERWLSEGIDVPGTTYVQFLEDIYQDNKLYENELVIGDEKVDLAEIDMPVLQIIGEYDHLVPASASTPFNDVIASDDVSVIESPTGHIGLSVSGSAHEAVWPDVSQWFHDRSERESEPEDATVEADKKKPEEETPERDDAAISIDVEAESEKDDEAADETDDVQSIEGIGGTYASRLQEAGIETIDDLKAADVETAAEAAQVSASRIERWLDSID; encoded by the coding sequence ATGGCACCGAACACGAACACGGAGATCAGTTCGTCGCCGATGGATCCGTTTACGCTCGCACTCAGTGCACAGCGTGAGCTTCTCACGGCAACGACGGAGCCGCTTTCGAAGTTTTCGGTCGCTCCGGAGCGCGCCGATCAGATGGCATCAGTCGAGGTGGGACAGACGCCGAGTGAAGTGGTGTACACGGAAAACAAACTCGAGCTGCTCCATTACGAGCCGCTGACCGAAGAGCAAAACGACGTTCCGATCCTCATCGTGTATGCGCTCATCAACAAACCGTTCATCCTCGATCTACAGCCCGATCGGAGTGTTATCCGACGTCTGTTAGAGGCGGGCCACGACGTGTACCTCATCGACTGGAACGAGCCATCTCGATTGGATTCGGTGCTCACGCTCGACGATTACGTCAATCGATACATCGCAAACTGTGTCGATACGGTTCGTGAACGCTCCGGACAGGAGTCGATCAACGTGCTCGGGTACTGCATGGGCGGCACGATGGCCACGATGTACACCGCGATCAATCCCGATTCGGTCAACGCGCTCGGGCTGATGGCGGCCGGGCTTTGCTTCGACGACACCGGTGGCGTTCTCGAACAGTGGGGCGACGAGGAGTACTACGATCCGAGCGACGTCACCGAGGCGTACGGGAATGTTCCCGCGGAGATGCTCGATGTCGGGTTCGCGCTGATGGATCCCATTTCGAACTTCGTCAGCAAGTATCTCCGGCTGTACGATAACCTCGAAAACGAGGACTTCGTGGAGAACTTCGCTCGCATGGAACGGTGGCTATCCGAAGGGATCGACGTCCCGGGCACGACGTACGTTCAGTTTCTAGAAGACATCTATCAGGACAACAAACTGTACGAAAACGAACTCGTCATCGGGGACGAAAAGGTCGATCTCGCAGAAATCGATATGCCGGTGCTCCAGATCATCGGGGAGTACGATCACCTCGTGCCCGCGTCGGCGTCGACGCCGTTCAACGACGTGATCGCCAGCGATGACGTGTCCGTGATCGAGTCACCAACTGGCCACATCGGTCTGTCCGTCTCGGGAAGCGCCCACGAGGCGGTCTGGCCCGACGTGAGCCAGTGGTTTCATGACAGATCAGAACGAGAATCCGAACCCGAGGACGCCACGGTCGAGGCGGATAAAAAGAAGCCGGAGGAGGAGACGCCAGAGCGGGACGACGCCGCAATCTCGATCGACGTCGAAGCGGAAAGTGAGAAGGATGACGAAGCCGCCGACGAAACCGACGATGTCCAATCGATCGAGGGAATCGGCGGGACCTACGCGTCACGCCTTCAGGAGGCCGGGATCGAAACGATCGACGATCTCAAAGCTGCGGACGTAGAAACCGCTGCCGAGGCTGCACAGGTCAGCGCCTCGCGGATCGAGCGCTGGCTCGATTCGATCGACTGA
- a CDS encoding DUF2103 domain-containing protein: MVCRQCASSLDRPGDYCLVCHTPNADTVVLELARERARVTALLAEEVVAAREITTTPESGEDETVELRNFAGLIADDVRRKRPEEVYATGDRSVLTAVRAQLHYSLYRIRGEGAVEAVIERRGKPALEVVTAPLSEKLGGSHTTLIGGRSGREAVETVAGHPHVKKLVPGPIDASGGGSRSGVRAKATRADDNGNVRLLVRDGSSVQENRIVTTAYDRDTGERVREDLNEALQEATLKE, from the coding sequence ATGGTGTGTCGGCAGTGTGCGTCGTCGCTCGATCGACCGGGCGATTACTGTCTGGTGTGTCACACGCCGAACGCTGACACCGTCGTGCTCGAACTCGCTCGGGAACGCGCCCGCGTGACGGCGTTGTTGGCCGAGGAGGTCGTGGCCGCTCGTGAAATCACGACGACGCCGGAGTCGGGGGAAGATGAGACGGTCGAACTGCGCAACTTCGCCGGATTGATCGCCGACGACGTGCGCCGAAAGCGCCCCGAAGAGGTGTACGCGACCGGTGATCGATCGGTGTTGACTGCTGTCAGAGCACAGCTTCACTACTCGTTGTACCGAATACGGGGCGAGGGCGCCGTCGAAGCGGTCATCGAGCGTCGTGGAAAACCAGCGCTTGAGGTGGTCACCGCACCGCTCTCCGAGAAACTCGGCGGATCCCACACGACACTCATCGGCGGTCGCTCCGGACGGGAGGCGGTCGAGACGGTTGCCGGACATCCCCACGTGAAAAAGCTCGTTCCCGGGCCGATCGACGCGAGCGGCGGGGGATCACGTTCGGGCGTGCGCGCGAAGGCAACGCGGGCCGACGATAACGGTAACGTCCGATTGCTCGTCCGAGACGGATCTAGCGTGCAAGAAAACCGGATCGTCACGACCGCCTACGACCGCGACACTGGCGAGCGGGTGCGCGAAGATCTGAACGAGGCGCTTCAGGAGGCGACTCTTAAGGAGTGA
- the cgi121 gene encoding KEOPS complex subunit Cgi121: MELVEGIAHIETVEEFVTHLNAIETEYETTVQAFDARYVVDRTHLRRALSLADRAIEREENVARQRSVETLLYAAGRRQIDQALEIGVGTGATPTVVLVDGGKEHAAADAVRELLDPEPTLGNYDEARVRSYFDITDRELAATDATIPELVRERTVLLAVEK, translated from the coding sequence ATGGAACTGGTCGAAGGGATAGCCCACATCGAGACGGTTGAGGAGTTCGTCACGCACCTGAACGCGATCGAGACGGAATACGAAACCACCGTCCAAGCGTTCGATGCCAGATACGTGGTCGACCGAACCCACCTCCGACGGGCGCTCTCGCTCGCAGACCGCGCCATCGAACGCGAGGAGAACGTCGCCCGGCAGCGATCGGTCGAAACGCTGTTGTACGCGGCGGGCCGCCGGCAGATCGATCAAGCGCTCGAAATCGGCGTCGGAACGGGAGCGACACCGACCGTCGTGCTCGTCGACGGCGGCAAGGAACACGCGGCCGCGGACGCGGTTCGTGAACTACTCGACCCTGAACCAACCCTCGGCAACTACGACGAGGCCCGTGTTCGGTCGTACTTCGACATCACGGATCGAGAACTGGCGGCGACCGACGCAACGATCCCCGAACTCGTCCGCGAGCGAACGGTGCTACTCGCCGTCGAGAAGTAG
- a CDS encoding poly(R)-hydroxyalkanoic acid synthase subunit PhaE — protein sequence MAQSVEQNIEAQAMFVESWADAMEQSIPEEEMLSEGFEAYNRAYEAWMDAADEMFDRTADAAEGEEVPPGEFRDIWLRTANEAFKEVMSTSAFAAGTGNVVETMMELQQQTEEISQETLAQLGLVTRDEVDEVATRLVELERRQHSVEQKLDRIIEQLE from the coding sequence ATGGCCCAATCCGTCGAACAGAACATAGAGGCACAGGCGATGTTCGTCGAATCGTGGGCCGATGCGATGGAGCAGTCGATTCCCGAAGAGGAGATGTTATCGGAGGGGTTCGAAGCGTACAATCGCGCCTACGAGGCGTGGATGGACGCCGCCGACGAGATGTTCGACCGAACCGCCGACGCCGCCGAGGGTGAGGAGGTTCCGCCCGGCGAATTCCGTGACATCTGGCTACGGACCGCCAACGAGGCGTTCAAAGAGGTGATGAGCACCTCGGCGTTCGCGGCCGGAACGGGGAACGTGGTCGAAACGATGATGGAACTCCAACAGCAGACCGAGGAGATCAGTCAGGAAACGCTGGCCCAGCTCGGACTCGTGACGCGCGATGAGGTCGACGAAGTAGCTACCCGACTGGTCGAACTCGAACGACGCCAGCACAGCGTCGAACAGAAGCTCGACCGGATCATAGAACAGCTCGAATAA
- a CDS encoding 50S ribosomal protein L37ae, protein MADNQGQIGSAGRFGARYGRVARRRVNEIESEMENATVDGDSVTRIETGIWVNEETGEKFAGGAYRPETPGGKTVQRSIRAALSEDDE, encoded by the coding sequence ATGGCCGACAATCAGGGACAAATCGGGAGCGCAGGCCGATTCGGCGCGCGCTATGGTCGTGTTGCTCGCCGCCGCGTCAACGAGATCGAATCCGAAATGGAAAACGCAACCGTCGACGGCGATTCAGTCACTCGGATCGAAACCGGGATCTGGGTGAACGAAGAAACCGGAGAGAAGTTCGCTGGTGGTGCCTACCGGCCCGAGACGCCCGGCGGAAAGACCGTCCAGCGATCGATCCGTGCCGCGCTCTCTGAAGACGACGAATAG
- a CDS encoding AbrB/MazE/SpoVT family DNA-binding domain-containing protein, with translation MTDENDGPMWPPALFTRGMQQASEQAMDNQQKLLSQLLEMSDPSRINFGSQLGALSQTATFKTRVQSGGRLSIPDAEREALDIEEGDIVQTIVIPIKRNRDTGETNE, from the coding sequence ATGACAGACGAGAACGATGGACCCATGTGGCCGCCAGCGCTGTTCACTCGAGGCATGCAGCAGGCCAGCGAGCAAGCGATGGACAACCAGCAGAAGTTGCTCAGTCAACTGCTCGAAATGTCTGATCCGTCGAGGATCAATTTCGGCTCCCAGCTGGGCGCGTTGAGCCAAACTGCGACGTTCAAAACCCGAGTGCAAAGCGGTGGCCGACTCAGTATTCCGGATGCCGAGCGAGAGGCGCTCGACATCGAGGAGGGAGACATCGTTCAGACCATCGTCATCCCAATCAAACGAAACCGAGACACAGGTGAGACCAATGAGTGA
- a CDS encoding luciferase domain-containing protein — protein sequence MNAVESTVSEWSGVEIGPHDRGGTEFTLDGREFGHVHGERLVDIPFTKRIRDVLIDEERAEKHHVVPDSGWVSSHVRSEEDVAGAIWLLRLSYLYHLTVLRTQGRRPVSDTVDIDAELSELDVSEPIHEAFTD from the coding sequence ATGAACGCTGTCGAATCCACGGTCAGCGAGTGGTCCGGCGTCGAAATTGGACCGCATGACCGTGGTGGTACCGAATTCACGCTCGATGGCCGGGAATTCGGTCATGTTCATGGAGAACGGCTCGTCGACATCCCGTTCACAAAGCGCATTCGGGACGTTCTCATCGATGAAGAACGGGCCGAGAAACACCACGTCGTTCCGGATTCTGGATGGGTCTCCTCTCACGTCCGTTCGGAAGAAGACGTGGCTGGAGCGATCTGGCTCCTGCGGCTTTCGTATTTGTATCACCTAACTGTGCTCCGAACGCAAGGACGACGCCCAGTGTCGGACACGGTCGATATCGACGCGGAACTTTCCGAACTGGATGTGAGTGAGCCGATCCACGAGGCGTTCACCGACTGA
- a CDS encoding ABC transporter ATP-binding protein translates to MAAIDTTALTKRYGETVALSALDLSIPSGVVYGFLGPNGAGKTTTMRLLTGLTPPTQGSGTVAGASITDRDELRAYVGYLPEEPPLYEEATGEEQLAYIAGLRDIPETYARERIHALLSDFDLAADADTRIAEYSKGMRQKVAYIQAILHEPSVVFLDEPTSGLDPRAARTIREKIRGLADDGTTVFLSTHILPVVEAVADSVGILYDGELIAEDDPDALTDSVGTEDSQTLEDVFLELTADDPAEETVVTDG, encoded by the coding sequence ATGGCCGCGATCGACACGACTGCTCTCACCAAACGATACGGTGAGACCGTCGCGCTCTCTGCTCTCGATCTCTCGATTCCCTCCGGTGTCGTGTACGGATTTCTCGGTCCGAATGGCGCGGGGAAGACAACGACGATGCGGTTGCTTACGGGGCTTACTCCACCGACGCAAGGGTCGGGCACCGTCGCTGGCGCGTCTATCACGGACCGAGACGAGCTTCGCGCCTACGTCGGCTATCTCCCTGAAGAACCGCCGTTGTACGAGGAGGCGACGGGTGAGGAACAACTAGCGTACATCGCCGGGTTGCGCGATATTCCCGAAACGTACGCGCGCGAGCGGATCCATGCGCTGCTCTCGGATTTCGATCTCGCGGCGGATGCTGACACGCGAATCGCGGAGTACTCGAAAGGCATGCGCCAGAAGGTCGCCTACATCCAAGCCATACTCCACGAGCCATCGGTCGTTTTTCTCGACGAACCCACGTCCGGATTGGACCCACGCGCTGCCCGCACGATCCGCGAGAAGATACGGGGGCTGGCCGACGACGGGACGACCGTTTTCCTCTCGACGCACATCCTTCCCGTCGTCGAAGCGGTCGCCGACAGCGTCGGTATCCTCTATGACGGTGAACTCATCGCCGAGGATGATCCCGATGCGCTCACCGACAGCGTCGGAACCGAGGACTCACAGACCCTCGAAGACGTGTTCCTCGAACTGACAGCCGACGATCCCGCCGAAGAGACGGTGGTGACCGATGGCTGA